One stretch of Punica granatum isolate Tunisia-2019 chromosome 5, ASM765513v2, whole genome shotgun sequence DNA includes these proteins:
- the LOC116206975 gene encoding glucomannan 4-beta-mannosyltransferase 1-like isoform X1, which produces MKKFIFKEPRLGFTNTTSSLSYTLKSLGGPILVPILRAALVLCTVMSLMLFIERVYMAVIILFVKLFGKKRYTKYRLNAMKEDLELNKSYPMVLIQIPMYNEKEVYKLSIGAACSLSWPCNRFIVQVLDDSTNETLRELVELECKKWIEKGVNVKYENRHNRNGYKAGALREGLQKQYVTDCEFVVIFDADFQPDKDFLWRTIPYLLENPDLGLVQARWKFVNADECLMTRLQEMSLDYHFSVEQEVGSSTYSFFGFNGTAGVWRIQAIHDAGGWKDRTTVEDMDLAVRASLKGWKFVFVGDLAVKNELPSTFKAYRFQQHRWSCGPANLFKKMTREILQCERVSIWKRFHVIYAFFFVRKIVAHWVTFFFYCIVIPASVLVPEIKLTKPVAIYIPAIITLLNAVCTPRSLHLVVFWILFENVMSLHRTKAAIIGLLEANRVNEWVVTEKLGNTMKQKKAAKKPRFRLGERIHVQELMMGTFMLYCAIHDLLFGKDHFFIYLLLQAGAFFVMGFGYIGTFVPS; this is translated from the exons ATGAAAAAGTTCATTTTTAAAGAGCCAAGGCTTGGGTTCACCAATACAACTAGTAGCCTCAGTTATACCTTGAAATCTCTAGGGGGCCCTATTCTCGTTCCGATTCTACGTGCAGCCCTTGTCCTGTGCACTGTGATGTCTCTTATGCTTTTCATTGAAAGAGTTTACATGGcagttataattttatttgtgaaactttttggaaaGAAGAGATACACCAAGTATAGGTTGAATGCCATGAAAGAAGACCTAGAGCTTAATAAAAGCTACCCTATGGTGTTGATTCAAATACCAATGTATAATGAGAAGGAG GTTTACAAGCTCTCAATTGGAGCTGCGTGCAGTCTTTCATGGCCATGCAATCGCTTTATAGTTCAAGTTCTCGATGATTCCACCAATGAAACTTTAAGG GAATTAGTGGAGCTGGAATGCAAAAAGTGGATAGAGAAGGGTGTGAATGTGAAGTATGAGAATCGGCACAATAGGAATGGTTACAAGGCCGGGGCTCTTCGAGAAGGTCTTCAGAAGCAATATGTCACAGACTGCGAATTTGTAGTCATCTTTGATGCAGACTTTCAACCCGACAAGGATTTCCTTTGGAGGACAATTCCTTATCTGCTCGAAAACCCAGATTTGGGTCTTGTTCAGGCTCGTTGGAAATTCg TGAATGCCGACGAATGTCTGATGACTCGACTCCAAGAGATGTCACTTGACTATCACTTCAGCGTTGAGCAAGAAGTGGGTTCATCAACATATTCATTTTTTGGGTTCAATG GGACAGCCGGTGTTTGGCGGATCCAAGCTATCCATGATGCTGGTGGGTGGAAAGACCGAACCACAGTGGAAGACATGGACCTCGCTGTCAGGGCGAGCCTGAAAGGATGGAAATTCGTCTTTGTGGGTGACTTGGCG GTGAAGAATGAACTCCCGAGTACCTTCAAGGCATATAGGTTTCAGCAGCACCGATGGTCCTGCGGGCCTGCtaatcttttcaaaaaaatgaCCCGAGAGATCCTGCAGTGTGAG AGGGTATCTATATGGAAGAGATTTCATGTCATCTACGCATTCTTCTTCGTGAGGAAGATTGTCGCCCACTGGGTGACTTTCTTCTTCTACTGTATAGTTATACCAGCGAGTGTCTTGGTTCCCGAAATTAAACTCACAAAACCTGTTGCAATTTACATTCCCGCCATCATTACTCTTTTGAACGCTGTATGCACTCCCAG GTCTTTGCATCTTGTTGTTTTTTGGATTCTTTTCGAGAATGTCATGTCCCTCCATCGTACCAAAGCTGCAATAATAGGGCTCCTCGAGGCCAATCGAGTGAATGAATGGGTTGTGACAGAAAAGCTCGGGAACACaatgaaacaaaagaaagcaGCAAAAAAACCGCGTTTTCGACTAGGAGAAAG GATCCATGTGCAGGAGCTGATGATGGGGACCTTCATGCTCTACTGTGCCATCCACGACCTTCTGTTTGGGAAAGACCACTTCTTCATCTACCTCTTACTCCAGGCTGGGGCTTTCTTCGTAATGGGTTTCGGATACATTGGAACTTTTGTTCCCAGTTAG
- the LOC116206975 gene encoding glucomannan 4-beta-mannosyltransferase 1-like isoform X2 encodes MKKFIFKEPRLGFTNTTSSLSYTLKSLGGPILVPILRAALVLCTVMSLMLFIERVYMAVIILFVKLFGKKRYTKYRLNAMKEDLELNKSYPMVLIQIPMYNEKEVYKLSIGAACSLSWPCNRFIVQVLDDSTNETLRELVELECKKWIEKGVNVKYENRHNRNGYKAGALREGLQKQYVTDCEFVVIFDADFQPDKDFLWRTIPYLLENPDLGLVQARWKFVNADECLMTRLQEMSLDYHFSVEQEVGSSTYSFFGFNGTAGVWRIQAIHDAGGWKDRTTVEDMDLAVRASLKGWKFVFVKNELPSTFKAYRFQQHRWSCGPANLFKKMTREILQCERVSIWKRFHVIYAFFFVRKIVAHWVTFFFYCIVIPASVLVPEIKLTKPVAIYIPAIITLLNAVCTPRSLHLVVFWILFENVMSLHRTKAAIIGLLEANRVNEWVVTEKLGNTMKQKKAAKKPRFRLGERIHVQELMMGTFMLYCAIHDLLFGKDHFFIYLLLQAGAFFVMGFGYIGTFVPS; translated from the exons ATGAAAAAGTTCATTTTTAAAGAGCCAAGGCTTGGGTTCACCAATACAACTAGTAGCCTCAGTTATACCTTGAAATCTCTAGGGGGCCCTATTCTCGTTCCGATTCTACGTGCAGCCCTTGTCCTGTGCACTGTGATGTCTCTTATGCTTTTCATTGAAAGAGTTTACATGGcagttataattttatttgtgaaactttttggaaaGAAGAGATACACCAAGTATAGGTTGAATGCCATGAAAGAAGACCTAGAGCTTAATAAAAGCTACCCTATGGTGTTGATTCAAATACCAATGTATAATGAGAAGGAG GTTTACAAGCTCTCAATTGGAGCTGCGTGCAGTCTTTCATGGCCATGCAATCGCTTTATAGTTCAAGTTCTCGATGATTCCACCAATGAAACTTTAAGG GAATTAGTGGAGCTGGAATGCAAAAAGTGGATAGAGAAGGGTGTGAATGTGAAGTATGAGAATCGGCACAATAGGAATGGTTACAAGGCCGGGGCTCTTCGAGAAGGTCTTCAGAAGCAATATGTCACAGACTGCGAATTTGTAGTCATCTTTGATGCAGACTTTCAACCCGACAAGGATTTCCTTTGGAGGACAATTCCTTATCTGCTCGAAAACCCAGATTTGGGTCTTGTTCAGGCTCGTTGGAAATTCg TGAATGCCGACGAATGTCTGATGACTCGACTCCAAGAGATGTCACTTGACTATCACTTCAGCGTTGAGCAAGAAGTGGGTTCATCAACATATTCATTTTTTGGGTTCAATG GGACAGCCGGTGTTTGGCGGATCCAAGCTATCCATGATGCTGGTGGGTGGAAAGACCGAACCACAGTGGAAGACATGGACCTCGCTGTCAGGGCGAGCCTGAAAGGATGGAAATTCGTCTTT GTGAAGAATGAACTCCCGAGTACCTTCAAGGCATATAGGTTTCAGCAGCACCGATGGTCCTGCGGGCCTGCtaatcttttcaaaaaaatgaCCCGAGAGATCCTGCAGTGTGAG AGGGTATCTATATGGAAGAGATTTCATGTCATCTACGCATTCTTCTTCGTGAGGAAGATTGTCGCCCACTGGGTGACTTTCTTCTTCTACTGTATAGTTATACCAGCGAGTGTCTTGGTTCCCGAAATTAAACTCACAAAACCTGTTGCAATTTACATTCCCGCCATCATTACTCTTTTGAACGCTGTATGCACTCCCAG GTCTTTGCATCTTGTTGTTTTTTGGATTCTTTTCGAGAATGTCATGTCCCTCCATCGTACCAAAGCTGCAATAATAGGGCTCCTCGAGGCCAATCGAGTGAATGAATGGGTTGTGACAGAAAAGCTCGGGAACACaatgaaacaaaagaaagcaGCAAAAAAACCGCGTTTTCGACTAGGAGAAAG GATCCATGTGCAGGAGCTGATGATGGGGACCTTCATGCTCTACTGTGCCATCCACGACCTTCTGTTTGGGAAAGACCACTTCTTCATCTACCTCTTACTCCAGGCTGGGGCTTTCTTCGTAATGGGTTTCGGATACATTGGAACTTTTGTTCCCAGTTAG
- the LOC116206975 gene encoding glucomannan 4-beta-mannosyltransferase 1-like isoform X3 produces MVPLKSEVQYRYLTACFPLMYQFFLQLSSIRGTTYCRVLITKVYKLSIGAACSLSWPCNRFIVQVLDDSTNETLRELVELECKKWIEKGVNVKYENRHNRNGYKAGALREGLQKQYVTDCEFVVIFDADFQPDKDFLWRTIPYLLENPDLGLVQARWKFVNADECLMTRLQEMSLDYHFSVEQEVGSSTYSFFGFNGTAGVWRIQAIHDAGGWKDRTTVEDMDLAVRASLKGWKFVFVGDLAVKNELPSTFKAYRFQQHRWSCGPANLFKKMTREILQCERVSIWKRFHVIYAFFFVRKIVAHWVTFFFYCIVIPASVLVPEIKLTKPVAIYIPAIITLLNAVCTPRSLHLVVFWILFENVMSLHRTKAAIIGLLEANRVNEWVVTEKLGNTMKQKKAAKKPRFRLGERIHVQELMMGTFMLYCAIHDLLFGKDHFFIYLLLQAGAFFVMGFGYIGTFVPS; encoded by the exons ATGGTCCCTCTGAAGTCAGAAGTTCAATACAGATATTTGACAGCATGTTTTCCCCTCATGTATCAATTTTTCTTGCAACTTTCTTCTATAAGGGGGACCACATATTGTCGTGTGTTGATCACCAAG GTTTACAAGCTCTCAATTGGAGCTGCGTGCAGTCTTTCATGGCCATGCAATCGCTTTATAGTTCAAGTTCTCGATGATTCCACCAATGAAACTTTAAGG GAATTAGTGGAGCTGGAATGCAAAAAGTGGATAGAGAAGGGTGTGAATGTGAAGTATGAGAATCGGCACAATAGGAATGGTTACAAGGCCGGGGCTCTTCGAGAAGGTCTTCAGAAGCAATATGTCACAGACTGCGAATTTGTAGTCATCTTTGATGCAGACTTTCAACCCGACAAGGATTTCCTTTGGAGGACAATTCCTTATCTGCTCGAAAACCCAGATTTGGGTCTTGTTCAGGCTCGTTGGAAATTCg TGAATGCCGACGAATGTCTGATGACTCGACTCCAAGAGATGTCACTTGACTATCACTTCAGCGTTGAGCAAGAAGTGGGTTCATCAACATATTCATTTTTTGGGTTCAATG GGACAGCCGGTGTTTGGCGGATCCAAGCTATCCATGATGCTGGTGGGTGGAAAGACCGAACCACAGTGGAAGACATGGACCTCGCTGTCAGGGCGAGCCTGAAAGGATGGAAATTCGTCTTTGTGGGTGACTTGGCG GTGAAGAATGAACTCCCGAGTACCTTCAAGGCATATAGGTTTCAGCAGCACCGATGGTCCTGCGGGCCTGCtaatcttttcaaaaaaatgaCCCGAGAGATCCTGCAGTGTGAG AGGGTATCTATATGGAAGAGATTTCATGTCATCTACGCATTCTTCTTCGTGAGGAAGATTGTCGCCCACTGGGTGACTTTCTTCTTCTACTGTATAGTTATACCAGCGAGTGTCTTGGTTCCCGAAATTAAACTCACAAAACCTGTTGCAATTTACATTCCCGCCATCATTACTCTTTTGAACGCTGTATGCACTCCCAG GTCTTTGCATCTTGTTGTTTTTTGGATTCTTTTCGAGAATGTCATGTCCCTCCATCGTACCAAAGCTGCAATAATAGGGCTCCTCGAGGCCAATCGAGTGAATGAATGGGTTGTGACAGAAAAGCTCGGGAACACaatgaaacaaaagaaagcaGCAAAAAAACCGCGTTTTCGACTAGGAGAAAG GATCCATGTGCAGGAGCTGATGATGGGGACCTTCATGCTCTACTGTGCCATCCACGACCTTCTGTTTGGGAAAGACCACTTCTTCATCTACCTCTTACTCCAGGCTGGGGCTTTCTTCGTAATGGGTTTCGGATACATTGGAACTTTTGTTCCCAGTTAG